One Thermoplasma volcanium GSS1 genomic window carries:
- a CDS encoding single-stranded-DNA-specific exonuclease RecJ encodes MKLQEYFLEKKHRDLYEMAVAAREILRDQEKVVIVSHNDADGLSSSAIAKVTLDRAGISNEVIFVKNLDRDVLKSLPSGFKWFVDLGSGSMHMIRDSGIECLITDHHVPDQFDVDEDHKRDILSFLEFSDFSKIYQVNPHLVGLNGSYDISGSGCTFLVSLAFSEKNLDLVKPAIVGSVGDVQDANSGVLEGLNRVFLRIGQDARKVSVLEDLKFFGRTSRPLKRFLELGSDGIPGISNFYSGAGRLLNFLGIPVKDGEKYRVYNDLSEEEKRKLRTEVVGRFIIAGNNDISKLIGETYIFPDEDKNSPTWDAKEFATLLNSCGRYDQGIVGLMVAAGDRAEFYKKAISLMANHRKNLVNGYNQILSKGLKSLKNVDYFYAGKDINENIVGIIANMVLAKTGETMRPLVTMADSDPGTIKISVRAGKSFLSSGIDLADLFRRAAVKTGGVGGGHDLAAGANIPADRMGDFLKFIDEEIGHSIEVQEKTSRIRN; translated from the coding sequence ATGAAGCTACAAGAATATTTTTTGGAAAAGAAACACAGGGATCTCTACGAGATGGCAGTAGCTGCCAGAGAAATACTTAGAGACCAAGAAAAGGTTGTAATTGTATCCCATAATGATGCGGATGGACTCTCTTCGTCAGCGATTGCGAAAGTCACTCTTGATAGAGCAGGCATATCGAACGAAGTGATCTTTGTAAAAAACTTAGATAGAGATGTACTTAAAAGCTTGCCTTCAGGATTCAAGTGGTTTGTTGATCTTGGATCAGGATCGATGCACATGATCAGGGACTCAGGCATCGAATGCCTAATAACGGATCACCACGTGCCTGATCAGTTTGATGTAGACGAGGATCATAAGAGAGATATTCTTTCTTTTCTTGAATTTTCAGATTTCTCAAAAATATACCAGGTTAACCCGCATCTTGTTGGATTAAACGGATCATACGATATAAGTGGATCAGGCTGTACATTCTTAGTATCATTGGCTTTTTCCGAAAAGAACTTAGACCTGGTAAAGCCTGCTATAGTTGGATCTGTTGGTGACGTCCAAGATGCCAATTCAGGAGTTCTCGAAGGATTGAACAGAGTATTCTTAAGGATTGGCCAAGATGCCAGAAAGGTCTCTGTTCTTGAAGATCTCAAGTTCTTTGGGCGTACATCCCGTCCACTTAAGAGGTTCTTGGAGCTCGGTTCTGACGGCATTCCAGGCATATCGAACTTCTACAGCGGTGCTGGAAGGCTGCTGAACTTTCTTGGCATTCCGGTAAAGGATGGGGAAAAATACAGGGTATACAACGATTTATCTGAAGAAGAAAAGAGGAAGCTTAGGACCGAAGTGGTAGGTAGGTTCATAATAGCAGGAAACAATGATATTTCGAAGCTGATTGGAGAGACTTATATCTTTCCAGATGAAGATAAAAATTCACCCACTTGGGATGCTAAGGAGTTTGCCACGCTGCTTAATTCATGTGGCAGATATGATCAGGGTATTGTTGGATTGATGGTAGCTGCAGGTGATCGCGCCGAATTTTATAAAAAGGCAATTTCGTTGATGGCTAACCACAGAAAGAACTTGGTAAATGGTTATAACCAGATATTGTCAAAGGGCTTGAAGTCGCTTAAAAACGTTGATTATTTTTACGCAGGCAAAGATATAAATGAGAATATAGTTGGCATAATAGCAAACATGGTGCTAGCCAAGACCGGCGAAACAATGAGGCCACTTGTAACAATGGCAGATTCGGATCCAGGCACTATAAAGATAAGTGTACGGGCAGGCAAAAGCTTTCTTAGTTCTGGGATCGATCTAGCGGATCTGTTTAGAAGGGCAGCAGTCAAGACAGGTGGTGTTGGCGGAGGTCACGACCTGGCAGCGGGTGCAAATATACCTGCGGACAGGATGGGCGATTTCCTCAAATTCATAGATGAAGAAATTGGCCACTCAATTGAAGTGCAGGAGAAAACTTCGAGAATCCGTAACTAG
- a CDS encoding archaeosine biosynthesis radical SAM protein RaSEA: protein MVNRELALFIKSLMPSYSSKVEKDKPVSIWNEMDRLRGYPEKSTVAILRTRGCSWYRFSACSMCGYFNDTADVSNENLFKQIDHLSSVLNTEVLKVFTSGSFLDPIEVPDEVRAYFYDSISNKVEKLLIESRTEYIRDERLEEIKKYGFETRIAIGLESANDYIVENSINKGSSFTKYVDAAKRIRNNGLELRTYLLLKPPFISEKSAIKDVLDSIRAVKDLTNDVSINPTNVQKNTLVEYLWKRGLYRPPRLWSLARVLIDGMKIGPEVISYPTGGNKERGIHNDEFDYDLLDLIVKSSLNQDTTELERYMKSQDLSKYMEELEIEDRSLFQCDFGKLIDQSLNSVAYI, encoded by the coding sequence ATGGTTAATAGGGAACTGGCTCTGTTCATTAAGAGTCTTATGCCTTCATATTCAAGTAAAGTAGAAAAGGATAAGCCAGTATCAATATGGAACGAAATGGATCGGCTACGCGGATATCCAGAAAAAAGCACAGTTGCGATTTTAAGAACTAGAGGTTGTTCCTGGTATCGTTTTTCCGCGTGCAGCATGTGCGGATATTTCAATGATACAGCTGACGTTTCAAATGAAAACCTGTTCAAGCAGATTGACCATCTCTCTTCTGTTCTAAATACTGAGGTATTGAAGGTATTCACTTCTGGCAGTTTCCTGGACCCTATTGAAGTTCCAGACGAAGTAAGAGCTTATTTCTACGATTCCATATCTAACAAGGTAGAAAAACTCCTTATAGAATCCAGAACGGAATATATAAGAGATGAAAGGCTAGAAGAAATTAAGAAATATGGGTTCGAAACTAGGATAGCAATTGGTCTAGAGTCCGCCAATGATTATATAGTGGAAAATTCAATAAACAAAGGATCAAGTTTCACAAAGTATGTTGATGCCGCAAAACGGATAAGAAATAATGGTTTAGAACTGAGGACGTATCTCTTGCTCAAGCCTCCATTCATATCTGAGAAATCGGCAATAAAGGATGTACTAGATTCCATAAGGGCTGTAAAAGACCTAACCAATGATGTCTCCATAAATCCAACAAATGTGCAAAAGAATACACTCGTTGAGTACCTATGGAAACGCGGCCTTTACAGACCACCCAGATTATGGTCGCTTGCCCGTGTATTGATAGACGGGATGAAGATAGGACCTGAAGTTATATCATACCCAACAGGAGGAAATAAGGAGAGAGGAATACACAACGATGAGTTTGACTACGATCTTCTGGATTTGATAGTAAAGAGTTCGCTTAACCAGGACACAACGGAACTGGAAAGATATATGAAGTCTCAGGACTTATCGAAGTATATGGAAGAGCTTGAGATAGAAGACCGCTCTTTATTTCAATGTGATTTTGGCAAGTTAATAGATCAATCGCTTAACTCCGTAGCATATATATGA
- a CDS encoding pyridoxal phosphate-dependent aminotransferase: MLSQRLQYVNESATVSASNYVEKLKKQGIKVYNFGIGEPDFTTPQHIIEYAFEMAKEGKTHYTPSNGIHELREKVSEKLKNRNNINASPDEVLITPTKFGINLAMMVILNPGDEVLIPEPYYVSYPDIVRLAGGKPVTVSTLEDYSLDFDLMRKYVTPKTKAIIFNNPTNPTGKVYDEKEIKSLVDFALEYGLYIVSDEIYEDLIYNGKLISPASYSEMWGKSITLNGFSKGYAMTGWRIGYMAAPREIVEAANVIQQQTITCVSSISQYAALRALDDTESPKKMKDEFKRRRDLILSILDSSDKLNVTEPDGAFYVFPEYNSDISSNKVSEDLLEKYQVVVTPGSAFGRQGEHHFRISFATSEDIIKEGAERIIKFFASV, encoded by the coding sequence ATGCTTTCTCAAAGGCTACAATATGTCAATGAATCAGCCACCGTTTCCGCCAGCAACTATGTTGAAAAGCTCAAGAAACAGGGGATAAAGGTATACAACTTTGGTATAGGGGAGCCGGATTTCACAACCCCACAGCACATAATAGAATATGCGTTCGAAATGGCAAAAGAAGGAAAAACGCATTATACACCGTCAAACGGCATACACGAATTGAGGGAAAAAGTTTCTGAAAAGCTCAAAAATAGGAATAATATAAATGCATCGCCAGACGAAGTCCTGATTACGCCAACAAAATTTGGCATAAATCTCGCTATGATGGTCATCCTTAACCCTGGCGATGAAGTGCTCATTCCAGAACCTTACTATGTTTCGTATCCGGACATCGTAAGGCTCGCAGGAGGAAAGCCCGTAACTGTTAGTACATTGGAAGATTACAGCCTGGATTTTGATCTAATGCGAAAGTACGTTACGCCTAAGACAAAGGCAATAATATTCAACAACCCGACAAATCCCACGGGAAAGGTTTACGATGAGAAGGAGATAAAGAGCCTTGTCGATTTTGCACTTGAATACGGCCTCTACATAGTATCAGATGAAATATACGAAGACCTCATCTATAATGGCAAGTTAATTTCGCCTGCCTCTTATAGCGAGATGTGGGGAAAGAGTATAACACTGAACGGTTTTTCAAAAGGATATGCAATGACTGGATGGCGCATAGGTTACATGGCGGCACCCAGGGAGATTGTGGAAGCAGCAAACGTAATACAGCAACAGACTATAACCTGCGTTTCCTCTATATCGCAGTATGCCGCGTTACGGGCACTCGACGATACTGAAAGCCCGAAAAAGATGAAAGACGAATTCAAAAGGAGGAGAGATCTCATACTTTCCATACTCGATTCTTCTGATAAGCTAAATGTAACAGAACCAGATGGAGCTTTCTATGTATTTCCGGAATACAACAGCGATATTTCTTCTAATAAAGTATCAGAGGATCTGCTTGAAAAATACCAGGTCGTTGTAACCCCTGGTTCTGCATTCGGGAGGCAAGGAGAACATCACTTTAGAATATCGTTCGCAACCTCTGAAGACATTATTAAGGAAGGGGCTGAAAGGATTATTAAATTCTTTGCATCAGTTTAA
- a CDS encoding homoserine kinase encodes MELSVISPCSSANLGPGYDVLAIAFDAFYDQVNVMLSDKLRILADEIPVQPDKNTAGLTALKMIEDFGIKDGIKISIKKGIPYGLGLGSSGSSAAAAAYAINNLFALGLERKDLIKYAAVGELASSGSPHPDNVSASILGGLVIVSPEGISAKRIEVSDQFKFLLVIADLKIRDKTKYARSLVPSGVSMGDHKRNTSRVASLIAGLMSGDRELVSTGMNDDIVEAAREPIFPYYRRVKDTAIESGAVGAVVSGAGPSILVVYDNKTETKQMIRKISRIYEGMGISVNFATPNVADGVREVANPLAD; translated from the coding sequence ATGGAACTTTCCGTGATATCTCCTTGTTCTTCTGCTAACTTAGGGCCTGGTTACGATGTCCTTGCCATCGCATTCGATGCTTTCTACGATCAAGTAAATGTAATGTTATCCGATAAGTTGCGTATATTGGCCGATGAAATACCAGTTCAGCCAGATAAAAATACAGCAGGCCTTACCGCCTTGAAGATGATTGAAGATTTTGGAATTAAAGATGGCATCAAGATCTCAATTAAGAAGGGAATACCTTACGGGCTTGGGCTTGGCAGTAGTGGTTCAAGTGCAGCTGCAGCTGCATACGCAATTAATAACCTTTTTGCGCTCGGCTTGGAGAGGAAGGATTTAATCAAGTATGCTGCAGTTGGCGAGCTTGCTTCGTCAGGGTCTCCGCACCCTGATAACGTATCTGCATCTATTCTAGGTGGTCTCGTCATAGTATCACCCGAAGGCATTTCCGCGAAAAGGATAGAGGTATCTGATCAATTCAAGTTCTTGCTAGTGATTGCTGACCTTAAGATAAGAGACAAGACAAAGTACGCAAGATCCCTTGTCCCATCTGGTGTGAGTATGGGCGACCACAAGAGAAACACAAGCCGCGTAGCATCTCTAATAGCTGGATTAATGAGCGGGGATAGAGAACTAGTTAGTACAGGAATGAATGATGATATTGTCGAAGCGGCAAGGGAACCCATTTTTCCATACTATCGAAGAGTAAAGGACACCGCAATAGAATCAGGAGCGGTAGGCGCGGTTGTAAGCGGTGCCGGACCATCAATTCTTGTAGTATACGATAACAAGACAGAAACGAAACAAATGATCCGAAAAATATCCAGGATATACGAGGGCATGGGAATAAGTGTAAACTTCGCAACTCCTAATGTAGCAGATGGGGTGAGAGAGGTTGCCAACCCGCTTGCCGATTAA
- a CDS encoding aminotransferase class I/II-fold pyridoxal phosphate-dependent enzyme, with protein sequence MPTRLPIKDRFDDHAHSLSFPVFFTSSYDSRKDRKYRYSRELNPTVEELSRQLSLLENTERSICFSSGMGAITGTILALAKPGDKLVMPTDVFGRTYLFAKNFLTKFGINVKFVEPGTDSLLGAVEEHADIVFFESLSNPLLRLYDVDRICRKASDIGAITIVDNTLATPILLKPSLYGCDIIIESLSKFIGGHNNAIGGSASGSLMMDTIDENRRSLGSSMDPMSAYLFILGLKTIDLRIKRSSETAKAIARFLNENNFVSKVYYPGLSDNSDNISAKTLLNGSPPIVSFLLDEGKDVQKFMESLRIITPANTMGGSNSTISNPYTMSHRNLSEDEKLRLGITKNLMRLSVGLEDLDQIIQDLEQAIKYAQ encoded by the coding sequence TTGCCAACCCGCTTGCCGATTAAGGACCGTTTTGACGATCATGCACATTCACTATCTTTCCCTGTCTTTTTTACAAGTTCCTATGATTCGAGAAAGGACCGTAAATATAGGTATAGCAGGGAGTTAAACCCAACTGTAGAAGAGTTATCTAGACAACTGAGTTTGCTCGAAAATACAGAGAGATCCATATGCTTTAGTTCTGGAATGGGCGCAATTACAGGCACTATCCTCGCTCTTGCAAAACCTGGAGATAAGTTAGTTATGCCAACAGATGTGTTTGGGAGAACGTATCTCTTTGCAAAGAATTTCCTTACTAAGTTCGGGATAAACGTTAAATTTGTAGAACCAGGGACGGACTCTCTCCTAGGTGCTGTTGAAGAACATGCGGACATTGTATTCTTTGAGAGCCTTTCCAATCCATTACTGAGATTGTACGACGTAGATAGGATCTGCAGAAAAGCCTCAGATATAGGGGCTATTACCATAGTAGACAACACCCTAGCCACACCTATTTTGCTGAAGCCTTCTCTTTACGGATGCGACATAATAATAGAGAGCCTTTCTAAGTTTATTGGTGGTCATAACAATGCTATTGGCGGTTCAGCTTCTGGATCGCTAATGATGGATACCATTGATGAAAATAGGAGAAGCCTTGGATCTTCCATGGACCCAATGTCAGCATACCTCTTTATTCTTGGACTAAAAACCATCGATCTCCGCATAAAGAGATCTTCAGAAACAGCTAAAGCTATAGCGAGATTCTTAAATGAAAACAATTTTGTATCTAAAGTCTATTATCCAGGTTTGAGCGATAATTCGGACAACATATCTGCAAAAACACTGTTAAATGGTTCTCCCCCTATAGTCTCCTTTTTATTAGATGAAGGAAAAGATGTGCAGAAGTTCATGGAATCCTTACGAATAATTACGCCAGCAAACACCATGGGTGGTTCTAATTCTACAATTTCGAATCCATACACTATGTCTCACAGAAACCTTAGTGAAGATGAAAAATTAAGGCTAGGAATAACGAAGAATCTCATGCGGTTGTCTGTTGGCCTCGAAGACCTAGATCAAATAATTCAAGATTTAGAACAGGCAATTAAATATGCACAGTAA
- a CDS encoding DUF302 domain-containing protein has translation MYKYERKVNGTVEEVYGKLFTELKKRGYVVLSYIDVAQILKNALKKDVDPYYILNVCKPSAADEILSVSRDYGLFLPCKIVLKGEGDKVTISMQYVSTQINDYMGQDGNVAVKYEKEIEEAIKDI, from the coding sequence ATGTATAAGTATGAAAGGAAGGTAAATGGGACTGTTGAGGAAGTGTATGGAAAACTATTTACGGAGCTCAAGAAGAGAGGATACGTTGTTTTATCGTACATAGATGTTGCGCAGATATTGAAAAATGCTCTGAAAAAGGATGTTGATCCCTATTACATACTGAATGTGTGCAAACCGTCGGCTGCAGATGAAATACTTTCTGTATCTCGGGATTATGGCCTGTTCCTTCCTTGCAAGATAGTTCTAAAAGGCGAAGGAGACAAAGTCACCATTTCCATGCAGTACGTGTCTACACAGATAAACGATTATATGGGGCAAGATGGGAATGTCGCAGTTAAGTACGAAAAGGAAATAGAAGAAGCTATAAAAGATATTTAG
- a CDS encoding redox-regulated ATPase YchF encodes MSIRIGLIGEPNVGKSTFFSAATENEAEINNFPFTTIKPNLGMTYFVVKCPEVEISGKCNPREGYCENGNRHIPVQIIDVPGLIEGASEGKGMGNEFLDNIRDVDSILLLFDASAGDIATVRKSIEMVKSELLKWISQRIYSDWDHFSRKSEASGERRDIALKRKLSLFGISEHQISEMMEKDFFPAKLSIWTREDADKLALSIIKYAKPLLLVGNKSDLVSPNTLSEMKNALGDSYFVSAEYELALKRARKSGLVSTTLNDFAILGGNEKQKEVLAKIRDWFNTPGIIRIHDLLQKVVRDYLHYIIVYPVYDESKWTDKSGNVLPDAFVMPYGSTSLDLAYKIHTDIGEGFIRAVNARTRMVLGKDYILKDGDVIKIISKK; translated from the coding sequence ATGTCGATACGTATAGGCCTCATAGGAGAACCAAACGTTGGAAAGTCGACTTTTTTTTCTGCTGCAACTGAAAATGAGGCTGAAATAAACAACTTCCCTTTTACAACTATAAAGCCTAATCTTGGCATGACCTACTTTGTTGTCAAATGCCCGGAAGTAGAAATATCGGGAAAGTGTAATCCGCGTGAGGGCTACTGCGAAAATGGTAACAGGCACATCCCGGTTCAAATTATTGATGTTCCCGGATTAATTGAAGGTGCAAGTGAAGGCAAAGGGATGGGAAATGAGTTTCTGGACAATATAAGGGATGTTGATTCTATACTCCTCCTCTTCGATGCCTCGGCTGGAGATATAGCCACTGTTAGGAAAAGCATTGAAATGGTTAAATCCGAGCTTCTAAAATGGATCTCACAAAGGATATATTCTGATTGGGATCATTTCAGCAGAAAGAGTGAGGCATCTGGAGAACGGAGAGACATTGCTCTTAAAAGAAAACTTTCATTATTTGGTATAAGCGAGCACCAGATATCAGAGATGATGGAAAAAGATTTTTTTCCAGCAAAACTAAGCATATGGACAAGGGAAGACGCAGACAAGCTCGCTCTTTCAATAATAAAATACGCAAAACCTCTCCTGCTAGTTGGAAATAAGTCTGACCTTGTTAGCCCGAATACTTTGTCTGAGATGAAAAACGCCTTAGGAGATTCATACTTTGTTTCTGCTGAATACGAACTTGCGCTGAAAAGAGCTAGAAAGTCCGGCCTCGTTTCAACGACTCTCAATGATTTCGCAATCTTAGGTGGAAATGAAAAACAGAAAGAAGTCCTCGCAAAAATAAGGGATTGGTTTAATACGCCTGGCATAATAAGAATACACGATCTCTTGCAAAAAGTTGTAAGAGATTACCTGCATTACATAATTGTATATCCTGTATACGATGAGAGCAAATGGACGGATAAGTCCGGTAACGTGCTTCCTGATGCTTTCGTCATGCCATACGGATCAACATCGCTTGACCTAGCATACAAAATTCATACAGATATAGGGGAGGGCTTTATAAGAGCTGTCAACGCTAGAACCAGGATGGTTTTGGGTAAAGACTACATTTTAAAGGATGGAGACGTAATAAAGATAATCTCCAAAAAATAA
- a CDS encoding B12-binding domain-containing radical SAM protein: protein MSWEVVLTADRGTFTDYNGSSPLGYVACLPSRLVPRYFMDKFFTPPIKAYDTGEAFVAPYGLRKVEAILAKNGISVVVSPPEHLEKAIDRNTKVLGINVHDPYALSPVTTKLTMIFGGGDSWTSKFFKELGEKVKSLKLKYGFKVIIGGPAAWQIALDIPDWVDAVLDGEAEIDFPDLVKKIENGEQVPKVTYGRMPKVEEIPTIIKPSRFGEVQITRGCPRGCQFCSITPETFRSIPMDDIIKEVKLNIDHGIRGIELLTDDIMLYGSKKLQVNHEALVNLFTTVKKLGATHIYFPHISAPGAKSSPKTVQAIAEIAEYDKYTAEAPVVGLESGSERIISKYMRGKPFPWTPHDWGDVIIDATGIMVDNNIHPCYTMTIGYPDETDEDIEESIKLVQRMIDADLKAWIFPLPVIPMTASRLKGNEFPWIDTIPTKYWDILYLSWKHSIKVTKDLFPYLTSEMRNPIIQWVVRSMNDRVFSGVEKVFKELAETKGKVSEEYGKVEFDSFTGTVKTLYYLATLGLKSRRLAKSPVSTGNAY from the coding sequence ATGTCCTGGGAAGTAGTTTTAACGGCTGACAGAGGAACTTTTACTGACTATAACGGATCATCTCCTCTTGGATACGTAGCTTGCCTCCCTTCTAGGCTTGTTCCTCGGTATTTCATGGATAAATTTTTTACACCTCCAATAAAGGCTTATGATACAGGGGAAGCTTTTGTTGCTCCCTATGGATTGAGGAAGGTAGAAGCGATCCTCGCCAAAAATGGCATATCGGTTGTCGTATCCCCACCCGAACACTTAGAAAAGGCAATAGATAGAAACACAAAGGTCTTGGGGATAAATGTACACGATCCGTATGCACTTAGCCCAGTTACAACGAAACTTACCATGATATTCGGAGGCGGAGACTCATGGACGTCTAAGTTTTTCAAAGAACTCGGAGAAAAAGTGAAATCACTTAAGCTAAAGTATGGTTTCAAGGTCATAATAGGTGGTCCAGCTGCATGGCAGATAGCACTTGATATACCGGATTGGGTTGACGCAGTTCTGGATGGGGAAGCAGAGATAGATTTCCCAGATCTAGTTAAAAAAATAGAGAATGGCGAACAGGTTCCTAAGGTTACTTATGGAAGAATGCCAAAGGTTGAGGAAATCCCCACAATAATAAAACCGTCACGCTTTGGAGAAGTTCAGATAACAAGGGGATGCCCACGTGGCTGCCAATTTTGTTCGATAACTCCCGAAACCTTCAGATCAATACCTATGGATGACATTATTAAGGAAGTCAAACTGAACATAGATCATGGAATAAGGGGGATAGAGCTTCTTACGGACGACATAATGCTTTACGGTTCTAAGAAACTTCAGGTCAACCACGAAGCTCTTGTTAATCTTTTTACTACAGTTAAGAAACTCGGCGCTACTCACATATATTTCCCACACATATCTGCTCCTGGTGCAAAATCCAGCCCTAAGACTGTTCAGGCAATTGCAGAGATTGCCGAATATGACAAATACACGGCCGAAGCTCCAGTAGTAGGGCTTGAGAGTGGTAGTGAGAGAATAATCTCGAAGTATATGAGGGGAAAGCCATTTCCTTGGACTCCGCACGATTGGGGCGATGTAATTATTGATGCCACAGGCATAATGGTCGACAACAATATACATCCATGCTACACAATGACTATAGGTTACCCTGATGAGACGGATGAGGATATTGAGGAGAGCATTAAATTAGTGCAGAGGATGATAGATGCTGATCTTAAGGCATGGATATTCCCGCTTCCAGTCATACCAATGACTGCTAGCAGGTTGAAGGGCAACGAATTCCCGTGGATAGATACGATACCAACGAAGTACTGGGACATACTTTATCTCTCCTGGAAGCATTCAATAAAGGTAACAAAGGACTTATTCCCGTACCTTACTAGCGAGATGCGCAATCCTATCATACAATGGGTTGTTAGAAGCATGAACGACAGAGTCTTCTCTGGAGTTGAAAAGGTATTCAAGGAGCTTGCAGAGACAAAAGGGAAAGTCTCAGAGGAGTATGGAAAAGTGGAATTCGACTCCTTTACTGGTACGGTGAAGACACTATACTACCTTGCTACCCTAGGCCTTAAAAGCAGGAGATTGGCTAAGTCTCCAGTGTCGACAGGAAACGCCTACTGA
- the htpX gene encoding zinc metalloprotease HtpX — protein sequence MASNNLAYIKLRLLSLLVGLGIAALASLIIYAVAYYLFGIYSIGIIFGVFVLVLMMDLLQWFIGPYIVDMVYRAKKADPNRYGNIIAIVEEVAKLNGIRPPTLYISEVSFPNAFAYESPIAGRRIAITRPLLGILNEDELRAVIGHEIGHLKHHDSAVIMAIGLIPTLIFYFAYTTLFAGDRRNGGSAIILALVLMVVSFLFNIMVLSVNRLRESYADANAALTIPNGARNLQTALAKIVRYGSSAKNTAASMLLFANYDMDREDVETLIDKWRTMRVGILSDLFSDHPHPAKRIRLLDKLQDSS from the coding sequence ATGGCTTCAAATAATTTAGCTTACATTAAGCTGCGGCTTCTCTCCTTGCTGGTAGGGTTAGGGATAGCGGCTCTTGCAAGCTTAATAATCTACGCTGTCGCCTACTATCTTTTCGGCATATACAGTATTGGTATAATCTTTGGTGTTTTTGTATTAGTACTGATGATGGATTTACTTCAGTGGTTTATCGGCCCATATATAGTAGATATGGTCTATAGGGCTAAAAAAGCTGATCCCAACAGGTACGGAAACATAATAGCTATTGTTGAAGAAGTCGCAAAGCTAAATGGCATCAGGCCACCTACGCTCTACATTTCAGAAGTGTCTTTTCCCAATGCTTTTGCCTATGAATCTCCTATAGCTGGAAGGCGGATAGCAATAACTCGGCCACTTCTAGGCATATTGAATGAAGATGAACTTCGGGCAGTGATAGGTCACGAAATCGGGCATCTTAAACACCATGATTCGGCTGTAATCATGGCCATAGGTCTTATACCTACATTAATATTCTATTTTGCTTATACAACTCTATTCGCTGGTGATAGGAGAAACGGCGGCTCAGCAATTATCTTAGCCTTAGTTTTGATGGTCGTCAGTTTCCTCTTCAACATAATGGTACTGTCGGTGAATAGATTGCGTGAATCTTATGCAGATGCGAACGCAGCATTAACAATACCAAACGGTGCTAGAAATTTGCAGACTGCCCTGGCAAAGATAGTACGTTACGGATCGAGCGCAAAAAACACGGCGGCTTCAATGCTTTTATTCGCTAATTACGATATGGATCGTGAGGACGTTGAAACGCTGATAGATAAATGGAGAACTATGAGGGTCGGAATACTTTCGGATCTATTTTCTGATCATCCTCATCCTGCTAAAAGGATAAGGCTGCTTGATAAGCTCCAGGATAGTAGTTAA